Below is a genomic region from Dictyoglomus sp..
TAATCTTGCCTAATGGTTTAGATTTGAAGGACTTTAAACCCATCGATAAAAAAATTGCCCGTGAAAAAAGAAAGTTTCCTATAGATGGAATAATCCTATTATTCGTTGGAAGATTAGGAAGGGAGAAAAATATAACTTTCCTTTTAAAAGTAATGAAATGGCTTATAAATAATTCAAATTATCCCTATTATCTTGTAATAGTTGGAGACAATCCTGATAAGAGGGTAAAAGAGGAATTAATAAAGGAAGCAGAAAAATATAAAATTAGAGATAGAGTTATATTTACAGGATATTTAGAATATCCTCAGGTCATTGAATCCTACTATTCTGCAGATATATTTGTATTTGCTTCTTTAACAGAAACCCAAGGTATGGTAGTTGGAGAAGCCTTGTTTTCAGGACTTCCCGTGATTGCTCTAGAGGATCTTGCTATAGGTGATTTCATTAAAAATGGAGAAAATGGATTTCTAGTTCCTTGTAATAAGAATAGTATTGAAGAATTTGGAAAAAAAATTATCCTTTTAACAGAAAATAAAGAGATTTATTACACTTTATCTCAAAATGCAAAAATAAGCGCAGAAAATATAAGTTCTGAGAAATTAAACAAAAGGTTGTTAGAAATCTATGAAAGAACAGTATTAGATTTCAAAAAAGAAAGAAAATATGCCTGATTTTGTTTCCCTATTTTTAGAAGAAGTAAGAAAAAAGAAAAACAAATTATTAACTATACTTAATTGGGACAATATAAAAGAGGAGGCTTTTAAAAGATATTTTGAAAATCATTGGCACTCTTTTTCTGAAGAAGAATTTAATCTACCAAGCTTTGCTGTGGATGCTTCACAAAGAATTCTTTCTCTTGCTTTTGGCCCTTATCTTATTATCTCTCAAGGTTTGATTTTAGGAAGAGACAATTATGAAGAAGCAAAAGTAAATATAGAAGCTCTTCCAGGATCTATCTCTCAAAATCAATTAGAGCATATATCTGATATTATTCTTCAAGATATTGAAATAGAACTCGCATTAAAGGTTTTAGAAAAAGAAAAACCTCCTTATGTTCTTTTCATAGATGGCTCTCTTTCCGCAAGAATATCCCACATAATTTATCTGTTATCTTTAGACCTTGGGGAATATAATGAGCTTACCTTTAAAGTTCTTGAAAAGACTCTAAGACTAGTTAAATTATCAAAGGAGAAAGAAATTTATCTCATATCGATTTCAAAGATAAGTAGAGATACCTTTTTATCTCAAATAATTTTAGAGTCTGAGGGAAAAATTATAAAATCGAAATATTATCCTACAGATACAGAATTAATATCTATTATTATTCCTAATAAAACAGGCTTTTCAACACCTATTCTTTTAGGGGGAAAGAGGAGTCTTGGAAAAAAGCAAATGGAAATTATAGAAAGTAAATCTAGTATTAAAAATTTACTTGAAAATGTTTCAGCTTTCGTGAATTTTTATATAAGGCTCATTCCTAATGATTCTCCTTTGAGAGTTGATTTTCCTTGTTACCTTATAAAAAGAGAAGATTTATTTCTATCTTTAGATTATCAGATTTTACCCCAAACGGATCTTAGAGGTATAATATCATTAATAAGAAATAATTGTGCTGGAGCTAATATATATCAGACTCATCTTTATCTTGTAGATAGATTAGTAAGAATAAGACGAGAACCTGACTTAGAAAGATATAGATTTATTTTAGAAAAGGAATTAGGAAAAATATTACCTTTAGATAGAAGTCAGAGGAGGTTCTTTTAATGGAAGAAGAAAAATGTGTTGGATATTTAGTTGGAGAAAGCTTCTGTGATAGATTTCAATTTGTAACTACACGAGAAAAAGCACCAAAAAGATTAGAATATGTAACAATAAAAGGAATAGCAACTCCTGAAGAAGAAGTAGAAGTTTTAGCCCAGGTAGAGTCTTTAAGAGCCTTCTCTGAGGTTCTGGATGAGCATCAAGAATATGAAACAACAAATAAAATTTTAGGGTTAAATTATGTTATTCCTACCCAACTTATTGCAGAAGCAAGGGTTTTAGGATATTTAGATAAAAATAATAATATACAGTTTCCAAGATCTGTAGCTCTTCCTGGTTCTCCTGTTTTTTTAGCTCCTGATTCTCTTCTACAAAGATTTTTTAGTCATGGTAAAAGCAATTCTATAGAAATAGGTACTCTTCTCTATCGACCTAATGTGAAGGTTACCTTAGATCCTAATGGATTAAGAAGACATCTTGCAATAATCGCTCAAACAGGAGCAGGAAAGTCTTATTTAACAGGACTTCTAATTGAAAAATTAGTAAAATTAGGCGCAACAATATTAGTTTTTGATCCAAACAGTGATTATGTACTTTTAAGAAGGAAAAGGAATTTAAAAGAATTTTCCTCTATTTCGGAAAATGTTACAATTTATAGAATTCCAGAAATACCCACCCGATTTTCAGAAGTAGAAATGGGAGGAATTGAAAAATTTTCCATAAAGTTTAATGAATTAGAAGATGAACAGATTCTTGAAATCTTAGGAATTGATGAAAAAATGACAAACATTAGAAATTCTATAGAGCATGCTCTTCAAGAGTTAAAAAGTGAAAGAAGAGATTTTACTCCAGAAGACTTGTATAATAAATTATCTCAATATACAGGAGATATAGATGAAGAAAAAACTCTTTCCTTTGAAAATTATGACATTGAGATAGCAAAAAAACACCAAAAAAAAACAAAACTCAATGAAGACTTAGTAAATGGTGCGAGAAAAGCCTTAAAATATGTCAGATGGATAAAGGATTATCCCATTTGGGGATTTGAAGATATAAAATTAGAGAAGATTTTGAAACCATCACATATTACTGTAGTAGATTTGGCAGGCTTAGAAAAAAATCTAATGGATTTAATTGTAAGCCATTTATTAAATGAAATCTGGATGAAAGCAAAATCTGAAGGATTAAGATATCCCTTATTTATTGTTTTAGAAGAAGCCCATAACTTTGTTCCTAATGATAAAGAAAATAGAGGAAAGAGTGCTAGATTGATAAATACAATAGCCTCAGAAGGAAGAAAATTTAAAGTTTTTCTTATAGTTATTACTCAGCGACCATATAAAATTAGCAGTAATACTCTCTCTCAATGTGGGAGTCAAATAATTATGAAACTTACAAATCCTAACGATCAAAATGCAGTAAAGGAAGCATCTGAAGCTTTATCCGAAAGCCTATTTAGAGACCTTCCAGGATTAAATATAGGAGAAGCAGTTATTGTAGGAAATCTTACAAGAGTTCCTGTAATTGTTAAAATTGGGGATAGAGAAACTGCAGAGGGAGGGTATGATATAGATTTAGAAAAAGAATTTGAAAAAGCAAGAAAAGATTCTTTAATATCCGAAGAACCTTTTATTCCCTTACAAGAAATGGAGAGCGAGATTTAAAATGATAAAAATTGTTGCTACTGCAGATAATCATTTAAATAGATTTTATAAAAAAATGTTTCCTGAACAATTAAGAAAAAGAAGAGAGAAATTAAGAAAAGCCTTTAAAGAAGTTGTAGATTTCTCAATTAAAGAAAAGGTAGATCTTTTCGTACAAGTTGGAGATCTTTTTGACATGCCAGATCCTAGAAATACTGAACTTGCTTTTATAATGGAAGAATTCTTAAATCTAAAAAGAGAAGGAATAAATATATTTGCAATAGCAGGAACTCATGATTCTATAACTGCACCCGATGAAGATTCTTATCCTATTAAGATTTTTGAAAAAGCAGGAGTTTTGAAGGCTTTTACAAAAACAAGAGAGGTAGAATGGTATATTTGGGAAGGAAATAATAAAGAAAAATTATTAATTTCAGGATTATCTACTGACTTAAGAATAAGAGGTAGAGTAAATCCTCTCTCAAATATTAAAATAAACTTTGAAGACAATGATATATTTAAAATTTTTTTGCTTCATTATTCTGTAGAAAAGTTCGCTCATCCGAAAGCTCAGGAGCCTCAAGTTTCAGAGGGAACATTATACTCTTTACCTTTTGACCTTTATATTATTGGACATCTGCACGAACATAGAGATTTTGTCTTTGGCAGAAAGATGTTAATTATTCCCGGAGCTACAGAGAAAATAAATTTTGGAGAAGAGAAAAACGAAACAGGTTTCTATTTTATTAGAATAGAAGGCAAAAAAATCTTTCCAGAATATATAAAAGTTAACTCTCAACCTATGAAATCTATAGAAATAAGAACAGGAGAAATTCCAAACGAAAATCCCACAGAAAGTATATTAGAAAGAATAGAGAAAGAGTCTTTTAAAGAACAATTATTAAGATGTAGAATTGTGGGACCTCTTTCTTTAAGTTTATATCAAAAAATAAGCTTTAATAGGATAAATAAAATGGGAAATGACTGGAATTTCTTCTTTGATCTTGATACTCAGAATCTATATATTTCCACCGAGGAACTTCCTTATATTTCTTTTTCTGAAAATTGGAGTGTGGGAAAAGTATTGGAAAAATTTACAGAGGAATTGTGCATGAAAGAAGAAAGGGATAAAGAAATAATAAAAGAAGCCTTAGATTGGATAAAGGAGAATCTTAGTAGAATATTATGATTAGATTAAAAAGTTTAGAAATTTTCAACTTTAAAAGATATGAACACGAAAAATTAGATTTTCCTCTTCAAGGAAGATTTTTAATAAAAGGAAAAAATGAGGCAGGAAAAAGTAGTATTTTTGAAGCTATAGTTTTTGCGCTTTTTGGAAAACCTGTTTATATAAGAAGTGGAAAAGAAAATCTTATTAATTTCTCCCAGGATAAGGCAAGAGTGATTCTAAACTTAGATTTAGATGAAAAAGAACTATACATAGAAAGAACTCTTAAGAGAAATTCTTCTCAAGAATGTTTTTTAAAAATCTACGACAAAAAAAATCCAGAGAAAGTACCCATAATTCTTAGAAAAGTTAATGACGTCGACGAAAGGATAGAAAAAGAATTAGGATTAGATTATATAACCCTTTTAAATACCTGCTTCGTAGAACAAAAGAATATTGGAAGATTAGAAAATAGTGACAAGGCGACGAGACAAAAAATTATTATCTCTTTGTTCAATTTAGAATTTTTAACTGATCTTTCAAAAAGAGTTAAAGAGGAAAAAGAAATCTTAGAAGAAAAATTATTGTCTGGAGAGATAATAAGAGAAGCCTGTAAGGCCAAAAAACAATACCCTTTCCTTAGTAAAGAACTTTCAAAGATTAAGCAAGAAAAGACTGAGATTGAGGCAGTAGAGAAAGCAAAGAAAATAAAAGAAGAAAAAGGGAATATAGAAAAGATAGAAAAGGAAATTGAAAAAATCTCTAAAATAGTAGAGGAATATAAAGAGAAAATAGAAATTCTCAAAAAAAACCTCGAAGAGCTAAATAAATTAGAGAAAATCTTTGACCTTAATAAAATATTATTAGAAAAAATAGAAATCAAAAAAAATATAGAAAACAAAATAAATGAAGATAGCAATAAAATAAAAGAAATTCCTAGGTTATTAAAAGAGATAGAAAATTTAAAGTATCATATAAAGATAAAAAGAAGAATAGAGAAATTAGGAAAAATAAGAGATAAATTAGAAAAATTAGAAGAAGAAATTGAGAGGTTTTCAAAACTCTCAAATAATATATCAGAGAAAGAAAAAGAAATCAAAAAGATTGATAGTCTTATTGAGGAATTAAGAGACATTGAAAAAGCTCTCCAAGTTAAAAAATTAGAGGAAGACAAAGAAAATCTCAGAAAAATTATCGAAAATTTCGAAGAAATTAATAGATACAAAAAAGAATTGGAAAAAATCAATAAAACTTTAGAACAATATTTTATTAAAATTACTATTTGCTCTTTATCTTCTCTAATATTTTTAATCTCGTCCTTTCTGCTTAACATATTATATTTGCCTATCTTCTTTCTTTTTCTAATAATCTTAATTTTCCTTGTTTTAAAAAGAAACAAAGCTAAAGAACAAGAAATAAAACTAAACATAAGAAAGGAAGATTTAGAAAAAGAATTAAAAAATATTAAAGAAGAGGATATACAAAAAAGATTCGAAGAGATAAAAAAAGAGATTAGTAAAATTGTTAATAGTCATTTAAAAGCAAAAGAATTAAACGAGTTAATATCTTTAAAAGCAAAAAGAGAAAGTGAATTAGAAAAACTAAAAGAATTAGAGGAAACTCTTATAAAAGAAAAGGAAGAATTTGACAAAAACTTAACAAGTTTAGGTTTTAGGAGTATTCAGGAATTAATTCAATTTAAGAATGAGAAAATGAAAAAATGGGAAGAAATTTTTAATAGAGTATCACTTCTAGATTCATATACCCATGAAAATTTAGAATATTTAACTAGGGAAGAAAGTAGGCTTGAAGAGAGAGTCGAAATTCTTAAAAGTCTTACTTTCGAAGTAGAAAAAAATAAGAAAGAAGTTCTAAAAATTGAAGAGGAAATAAAAAGAATAAAAGAGGAAATAAAAAACTTATCAAAGGAAGTTTTGGAAGAGCCAACCAAAGAGTATAAAGAAAAAATAGAAGAAACAATAAAAAAATTCAAAGAAGAAAAAATCGAAGACAAATTTGAATATTATAGAAAAATTCTTGAGCAGAAAACTGGAGAAAGAAAAGCCAAAATAGAAAATTTAGAAAGGTTAATCAAAGAATTTCAAATAAACTATCCTGAAAAGGATTGGGAGTCTCTTTCCCAAAGAGATGTAGACTATAACTTAAAAGAAAATTTAGAAAGAAGAGAAAAAGAAATTAATGAAGAACTGGCAAAATTGAAATTTATTATGGAGAGCTATGAAAAAAATACTGGAAAAAAGATTGAAGAACTAGATCCTGATAAAGAAGAAGAAAATCTCAATAAAATGGAAAGAGAAAAAGTAAAAATGAGCTATGCCCAGCAGATCTTAGAAGGAACTACGAAAAAAATATTAGACACTGTATCCCCAAGAACCTTAGCGTATATGCAAAAGATTCTTCCCATTCTTACCATGGATCGATATCACATAGTTCATCTTGATTCTGAAACTTTTAAATTAAAAGTCTTTGATAATATATCAAACAGATATTATGATAAGGATATATTAAGTGGAGGAACCCAAGACCAATTCTCCTTAGCCTTAAGATTAGCTTTTGCAATAGCAAACTTACCCCAAGATAGAGGGACAAACCCAGGGTTCATCTTTTTAGACGAACCCTTGGGCTCTTTCGATGATGAAAGAGCTCATGCTCTTATAGAGCTCCTCACCCATGGAGAAATTGCAGAACATTTTGACCAAATATTTGTAATAACTCATGTACTTCTCAAAGAAGAATATTTTGACTATTGTATACATGTTGAAGAAGGGAGAATAATTTACAAAGATCTTTAAAATTTAACTAAATTCTTCTAAATTTAGATTTTTAAGATATTCTTTAAATATTTTCCCTATATCCTCTCTTTTCAATGCCAATTCTACCGATGCTATTAGAAATCCTAATTTATTTCCTGTATCATATCTTTTTCCCTTAAACTCATAAGCATATATTGCTTCTCTTTCCAAAAGAAGTTTTAAACCATCAGTTAATTGAATTTCTCCTCCTCTACCAGGTTTTACTTTTTCTAACATATTAAAGATTTCTGGAGTTAATATATACCTCCCCACAATAGCGAGATTAGAGGGAGCTTCTTCTAAAGATGGTTTTTCTATGAGATCCGTAATCTGATATAATCCATTTTCTAATTCCTTTCCTGCAATTATACCATAATTTTTAACCTCTTCCTCAGCAACCCTCTCTACTGCAATCACGGAACACTTATATCTTTCATAGATACTTATCATCTGCTTTAAACAAGGGACATCACTAACAATTAAATCATCACTCAGAACTACCGCAAAAGGTTCATCTTTGACAATTTCTTTTGTAACTAAAATTGCATGACCTAATCCTAGAGGTTCTTTTTGACGAATGTAATAGACCGTTGCTAATTCCGAAATTCTCCTTACTTGTTTTAATAACTCCAACTCTCCTTTTTTTTGAAGAAAATACTCAAGTTCAAAAGAAATGTCAAAATGATCTTCTATTGCTCTTTTATTTCTTCCAGTAACTATAACGATTTCTTCTAATCCTGAATTTACTGCTTCCTCTACACCATATTGAATTATAGGCTTATCCACAACAGGAAGCATTTCTTTAGGTTGAGCTTTAGTGGCAGGAAGAAATCGAGTTCCAAGACCTGCTGCTGGAAAAACAGCCTTTCTAATTCCCATATTTACCTCCTCTTTTATTCAGGAATTTTAATAATCAATAGAATAAAACTTCCATCTTCCACTAAAAGTTTATGAGCTGTACCTGCAGAAATAAAAAGTAAATCCCCCTCAGAAATAACTTCTTCTTTATAATCTTTGATTTCACAGCCTCTTATTTCTCCTATATCTATTTCTTTTCCTCCCCAATATTCTTTACTTAGAATTACCCTTGCCCTTCCAGAATAAACCACGTATACATCATTAATATATTTATGAACCTCTGTTTCTCCTTCAAAAGGAGAATTAATACTAAGCTTTCTTATTATAAAATTTCCTTTTTTAAACTCGCTAAAAAAATTTTCATGTAAAGAATATTTTTGATAGAACATTCATTACCTCCAGTAGTAAAAATTTTAACTTTATTCTAACTATTAGAAAAAAAATAATCAATCTTATACACTTAGAAGGTTGTAATCTAAGTATTTATACTGTATAATTTTACAAAAAACAAAGGCTAAGATCGGGAGTAGTAGCCATCGTAGGCAGGATTCAGAGAGGCTGGGAAAAGGTGTGAGCCAGCTATCCTGCAGATGGTGAATGGGCCCGGGAGCTTTGGACCGAAAAGGGGTATAACCCCTGAGTAGGCTCCAACGGATGTTGCCACCGTTATCAGGGCAAAGGGTATCGGAGCAAAGAGGATCTCCCGTACCCGAAAAGAGAGAGGCAATGTTGCCTAAGTAAGGTGGCACCACGAGAATAAAAAACCTTCTCGTCCTTTAAAGGGCGAGAAGGTTTTTTATTTAGATAAAATTTTAAAAGGAGGTATATCTTATGGAAGTTAAAAGAAAAATTTTATTAGACGAAGAAAAAATTCCGAAGGAATGGTACAACATTTTAGCGGATCTTCCCTTTCCTTTACCACCAGTATTACATCCTGCCACAGGAAAGCCTGTAGGTCCTGAAGATTTAGCTCCCATATTTCCCATTTCCCTTATTCAGCAGGAGGTAAGTACTGAAAGGTATATTCCTATTCCCGATGAGGTTTTAAAAATTTATAAGATGTGGAGACCTACTCCTCTTTATAGAGCGCTAAGCCTAGAAAAGTATTTGGATACTCCTGCCCATATATACTATAAGTATGAAGGAGTAAGTCCTCCAGGAAGCCATAAACCAAATACTGCTGTAGCTCAAGCATATTTTAACAAAATAGAAGGAGTAAAAAGATTAACCACAGAAACAGGAGCAGGACAATGGGGATCTGCTCTAGCTTTTGCTTGTAATCTTTTTGGATTAGAATGTAAAGTCTATATGGTAAAGGTAAGCTATTTCCAAAAGCCTTATAGAAGATCTCTTATGGAAACTTGGGGAGCAAAGGTTGTTCCTAGCCCAAGTCCTGATACTGAATCAGGCAGAAAGATTTTAGAGAAAGATCCAGAGTCTTTGGGATCTCTAGGAATTGCTATAAGTGAAGCGGTAGAAGATGCAGTGAAAAGAGAGGACACAAAATACTCTTTAGGAAGCGTATTAAATCATGTTCTTTTACATCAAACAATAATTGGAGAAGAAGCTTTATTACAAATGGAAATGGCAGGGGAATTCCCTGATGTAGTAATTGGATGTGTAGGAGGAGGAAGTAATTTCGCTGGAATTTCTTTTCCATTTTTAAGAGAGAAATTTAAAGGTAAAAAAATAAAAATCCTTGCAGTAGAACCAGAATCATGTCCGAGCCTAACAAGAGGAATCTATACTTACGATTTTGGAGATACTGCAAAAACAACTCCTCTCCTCAAAATGTATACTTTAGGACATAATTTTATACCACCAGGAATTCATGCGGGTGGTTTAAGATATCATGGAATGGCTCCTATTGTAAGTGCTCTCTATCATCATGGATATATATCTGCTGTAGCCTATCATCAATTAGATATTTTTGAATCTGCAGTAATTTTTGCAAGAACTGAAGGAATAGTCCCTGCACCCGAGTCCGCTCATGCTATTAAAGCTGTAATTGACGAGGCAAAGGATGCCAAAGAAAAGGGAGAGAAAAGAGTAATATTATTTAACCTAAGTGGACATGGCTTCTTTGATCTTTCTGCCTATGATCAATACTTCTCAGGAAAATTGGAAAATTTTGCATATCCCAGAGAAAAGGTTGAAGAAGCATTAAAAGACTTACCCAAAATATAAATTTCAAAGGTGAGGAGCTATCTTTTTAAGCTCCTCACCTTTTATTGAAAGGTATAAATCACCTAATTCAATTCTTTTTATTTTTTCCTTTTCCTTAAAAGGAGTAAAAATTTTTAAAATATTATTATTAAAATCGACCATCTCTAAAATTCCAAGAGCTAAAAATTCCTCTCTTTCTCCAAAAAGTCCTACCAATCTATTTTTTAAAATTTCTACTTTATCTTTATCAATATATTTATTTATCGAATAAATTAAAAAAGAGGGAAGATCTATTGAAATTCCTCCAAGAAAATATCGGCAGAATTTCTTCTCTCTAAAAGCTCTCCTCTCCTCCCAAGATCTTTCCCGTGCCATCATACTCATAGGAATAATATAAAACTCTAAGGAAAATCTTTGCATAATTTTTAAGAAACTTTCCAACTCATTTTCTTTTCTTATAAATACGATATGTTCGGGTCTCAATAAAGAAAGCTTGTAATACTTCAATACTTTTCCCAATTTTCCTAAGATAAGCCCGCAAGTATTTAAAATAATTAATTCACAGCCAGAAGATTTTGCCTTATCTACTAGGTTTTTTACACCGACTAGTAGAGGTAATAGATGTCCTACAGGAGATGTAGATCCTACAAAATACCAGTCAAAGACTGAAAGTTCTTCAAAAGATTGAAAATCCCCTTCTGGAATACTCAAACTTACTGTTGTGGGGACCCCTATCTCACTCTGACCTAAGTCACTATTTACTATACCAACT
It encodes:
- a CDS encoding Clp1/GlmU family protein, whose protein sequence is MLDIPASWQKVKDRIIEKKGLVVVLGLPNVGKSSFVYYLSKEAIKNSLKVGIVNSDLGQSEIGVPTTVSLSIPEGDFQSFEELSVFDWYFVGSTSPVGHLLPLLVGVKNLVDKAKSSGCELIILNTCGLILGKLGKVLKYYKLSLLRPEHIVFIRKENELESFLKIMQRFSLEFYIIPMSMMARERSWEERRAFREKKFCRYFLGGISIDLPSFLIYSINKYIDKDKVEILKNRLVGLFGEREEFLALGILEMVDFNNNILKIFTPFKEKEKIKRIELGDLYLSIKGEELKKIAPHL
- a CDS encoding ATP-binding protein, with amino-acid sequence MEEEKCVGYLVGESFCDRFQFVTTREKAPKRLEYVTIKGIATPEEEVEVLAQVESLRAFSEVLDEHQEYETTNKILGLNYVIPTQLIAEARVLGYLDKNNNIQFPRSVALPGSPVFLAPDSLLQRFFSHGKSNSIEIGTLLYRPNVKVTLDPNGLRRHLAIIAQTGAGKSYLTGLLIEKLVKLGATILVFDPNSDYVLLRRKRNLKEFSSISENVTIYRIPEIPTRFSEVEMGGIEKFSIKFNELEDEQILEILGIDEKMTNIRNSIEHALQELKSERRDFTPEDLYNKLSQYTGDIDEEKTLSFENYDIEIAKKHQKKTKLNEDLVNGARKALKYVRWIKDYPIWGFEDIKLEKILKPSHITVVDLAGLEKNLMDLIVSHLLNEIWMKAKSEGLRYPLFIVLEEAHNFVPNDKENRGKSARLINTIASEGRKFKVFLIVITQRPYKISSNTLSQCGSQIIMKLTNPNDQNAVKEASEALSESLFRDLPGLNIGEAVIVGNLTRVPVIVKIGDRETAEGGYDIDLEKEFEKARKDSLISEEPFIPLQEMESEI
- a CDS encoding glycosyltransferase family 4 protein; protein product: MNIAFFSDTYEPQKNGVVTAIKMQKNFLEKEGHNVYLFIPYIPNSPSDENIYKLPSFVFPFQREHRVANPYSLKYDLLFGKLKVNLVHTHTPFSLGIFGWGQAKKRNLPLIHTFHTIFEEYAYYIWDHFPKIIKKKIIKEKEAREIAIWLSKSYCELCDLIIAPSTKVKKLLENYGVKKPIIILPNGLDLKDFKPIDKKIAREKRKFPIDGIILLFVGRLGREKNITFLLKVMKWLINNSNYPYYLVIVGDNPDKRVKEELIKEAEKYKIRDRVIFTGYLEYPQVIESYYSADIFVFASLTETQGMVVGEALFSGLPVIALEDLAIGDFIKNGENGFLVPCNKNSIEEFGKKIILLTENKEIYYTLSQNAKISAENISSEKLNKRLLEIYERTVLDFKKERKYA
- the galU gene encoding UTP--glucose-1-phosphate uridylyltransferase GalU — encoded protein: MGIRKAVFPAAGLGTRFLPATKAQPKEMLPVVDKPIIQYGVEEAVNSGLEEIVIVTGRNKRAIEDHFDISFELEYFLQKKGELELLKQVRRISELATVYYIRQKEPLGLGHAILVTKEIVKDEPFAVVLSDDLIVSDVPCLKQMISIYERYKCSVIAVERVAEEEVKNYGIIAGKELENGLYQITDLIEKPSLEEAPSNLAIVGRYILTPEIFNMLEKVKPGRGGEIQLTDGLKLLLEREAIYAYEFKGKRYDTGNKLGFLIASVELALKREDIGKIFKEYLKNLNLEEFS
- a CDS encoding TrpB-like pyridoxal phosphate-dependent enzyme, with translation MEVKRKILLDEEKIPKEWYNILADLPFPLPPVLHPATGKPVGPEDLAPIFPISLIQQEVSTERYIPIPDEVLKIYKMWRPTPLYRALSLEKYLDTPAHIYYKYEGVSPPGSHKPNTAVAQAYFNKIEGVKRLTTETGAGQWGSALAFACNLFGLECKVYMVKVSYFQKPYRRSLMETWGAKVVPSPSPDTESGRKILEKDPESLGSLGIAISEAVEDAVKREDTKYSLGSVLNHVLLHQTIIGEEALLQMEMAGEFPDVVIGCVGGGSNFAGISFPFLREKFKGKKIKILAVEPESCPSLTRGIYTYDFGDTAKTTPLLKMYTLGHNFIPPGIHAGGLRYHGMAPIVSALYHHGYISAVAYHQLDIFESAVIFARTEGIVPAPESAHAIKAVIDEAKDAKEKGEKRVILFNLSGHGFFDLSAYDQYFSGKLENFAYPREKVEEALKDLPKI
- a CDS encoding DNA repair exonuclease, translating into MIKIVATADNHLNRFYKKMFPEQLRKRREKLRKAFKEVVDFSIKEKVDLFVQVGDLFDMPDPRNTELAFIMEEFLNLKREGINIFAIAGTHDSITAPDEDSYPIKIFEKAGVLKAFTKTREVEWYIWEGNNKEKLLISGLSTDLRIRGRVNPLSNIKINFEDNDIFKIFLLHYSVEKFAHPKAQEPQVSEGTLYSLPFDLYIIGHLHEHRDFVFGRKMLIIPGATEKINFGEEKNETGFYFIRIEGKKIFPEYIKVNSQPMKSIEIRTGEIPNENPTESILERIEKESFKEQLLRCRIVGPLSLSLYQKISFNRINKMGNDWNFFFDLDTQNLYISTEELPYISFSENWSVGKVLEKFTEELCMKEERDKEIIKEALDWIKENLSRIL
- a CDS encoding DNA double-strand break repair nuclease NurA; translated protein: MPDFVSLFLEEVRKKKNKLLTILNWDNIKEEAFKRYFENHWHSFSEEEFNLPSFAVDASQRILSLAFGPYLIISQGLILGRDNYEEAKVNIEALPGSISQNQLEHISDIILQDIEIELALKVLEKEKPPYVLFIDGSLSARISHIIYLLSLDLGEYNELTFKVLEKTLRLVKLSKEKEIYLISISKISRDTFLSQIILESEGKIIKSKYYPTDTELISIIIPNKTGFSTPILLGGKRSLGKKQMEIIESKSSIKNLLENVSAFVNFYIRLIPNDSPLRVDFPCYLIKREDLFLSLDYQILPQTDLRGIISLIRNNCAGANIYQTHLYLVDRLVRIRREPDLERYRFILEKELGKILPLDRSQRRFF
- a CDS encoding SMC family ATPase is translated as MIRLKSLEIFNFKRYEHEKLDFPLQGRFLIKGKNEAGKSSIFEAIVFALFGKPVYIRSGKENLINFSQDKARVILNLDLDEKELYIERTLKRNSSQECFLKIYDKKNPEKVPIILRKVNDVDERIEKELGLDYITLLNTCFVEQKNIGRLENSDKATRQKIIISLFNLEFLTDLSKRVKEEKEILEEKLLSGEIIREACKAKKQYPFLSKELSKIKQEKTEIEAVEKAKKIKEEKGNIEKIEKEIEKISKIVEEYKEKIEILKKNLEELNKLEKIFDLNKILLEKIEIKKNIENKINEDSNKIKEIPRLLKEIENLKYHIKIKRRIEKLGKIRDKLEKLEEEIERFSKLSNNISEKEKEIKKIDSLIEELRDIEKALQVKKLEEDKENLRKIIENFEEINRYKKELEKINKTLEQYFIKITICSLSSLIFLISSFLLNILYLPIFFLFLIILIFLVLKRNKAKEQEIKLNIRKEDLEKELKNIKEEDIQKRFEEIKKEISKIVNSHLKAKELNELISLKAKRESELEKLKELEETLIKEKEEFDKNLTSLGFRSIQELIQFKNEKMKKWEEIFNRVSLLDSYTHENLEYLTREESRLEERVEILKSLTFEVEKNKKEVLKIEEEIKRIKEEIKNLSKEVLEEPTKEYKEKIEETIKKFKEEKIEDKFEYYRKILEQKTGERKAKIENLERLIKEFQINYPEKDWESLSQRDVDYNLKENLERREKEINEELAKLKFIMESYEKNTGKKIEELDPDKEEENLNKMEREKVKMSYAQQILEGTTKKILDTVSPRTLAYMQKILPILTMDRYHIVHLDSETFKLKVFDNISNRYYDKDILSGGTQDQFSLALRLAFAIANLPQDRGTNPGFIFLDEPLGSFDDERAHALIELLTHGEIAEHFDQIFVITHVLLKEEYFDYCIHVEEGRIIYKDL